From Sodalis glossinidius str. 'morsitans', the proteins below share one genomic window:
- a CDS encoding LysR family transcriptional regulator: MNLSAVDLNLLVVFEALYETGNVTLAGKRLNRAQPSVSNALGRLRLLFQDELFVRTAGGMVPTEKAQTLIPAIAAILDQLRNTLNRDSAFDPDRAHGRRFTLAASDYADIVLIPHIVRRLRRLAPGIDLHLCTLDRERIYTQLDNAQVDIAIGGHLTPPKRMRVVPLYREDFVCIADRATAYTLPTP, encoded by the coding sequence ATGAATCTTTCAGCCGTGGATCTTAACTTACTGGTGGTGTTTGAGGCCCTGTACGAAACGGGAAACGTCACTCTGGCCGGCAAACGGCTCAACCGCGCGCAGCCGTCGGTGAGTAATGCATTGGGCCGGTTGCGTCTGCTGTTTCAGGACGAGCTGTTCGTACGCACCGCCGGCGGCATGGTGCCCACCGAAAAAGCGCAGACGCTGATACCGGCCATCGCTGCGATTCTTGACCAATTGCGCAACACACTCAACCGGGACAGCGCATTTGATCCCGATCGGGCTCACGGCCGCCGCTTTACGCTGGCCGCCAGCGATTATGCCGATATTGTCCTGATTCCCCATATTGTTCGCCGCCTGCGCCGGCTGGCGCCCGGTATCGATTTGCACCTGTGTACGCTGGATCGGGAGCGGATCTATACCCAGTTGGATAATGCACAGGTCGACATCGCTATCGGGGGGCATCTGACGCCGCCGAAACGCATGAGGGTGGTGCCGCTGTACCGCGAGGATTTTGTCTGCATCGCCGATCGCGCCACTGCATATACACTCCCTACCCCCTGA
- a CDS encoding YibL family ribosome-associated protein, translating to MKEQEKTEIKRLSDRLDALNHKEASVIAQGDPGIMAQHREEKTSLEAEIHRLKNLRVAKLSKQAQQLQTLSFSRPISKKEQADMGALKKKVRGLVVVHPMTALGRETGLKEVTGYASRPF from the coding sequence ATGAAAGAACAGGAAAAAACAGAAATCAAACGCCTCAGCGACCGTTTGGATGCTTTAAATCATAAAGAGGCAAGCGTCATTGCACAGGGCGATCCCGGCATTATGGCGCAGCATCGCGAGGAAAAAACCTCTCTGGAAGCGGAAATTCACCGGTTGAAAAACCTGCGCGTGGCAAAGCTGAGCAAACAAGCGCAACAGTTACAGACATTATCGTTCAGCCGGCCAATCAGTAAAAAAGAGCAGGCCGACATGGGCGCGCTGAAGAAAAAAGTGCGCGGTCTGGTCGTGGTGCACCCTATGACGGCGCTTGGGCGGGAGACGGGGCTGAAGGAAGTCACCGGCTACGCCAGCCGTCCCTTTTAA
- a CDS encoding YgjP-like metallopeptidase domain-containing protein → MSDLPYLTGYPADLVDRVRHLMAQGRIGPWLESRYPDRHAIQTDKALYQYVSELKQRYLKNTSALAKVYFDNRQNPIKGTLGTNTFVSRPQGGKLKSKNEIRIAALFRAAPEAFLKMIVIHELAHLKEKEHNKSFYQLCCHMDPLYHQWEFDMRVWLTWREQTSLHHTDGQ, encoded by the coding sequence ATGAGCGATCTCCCTTATTTAACCGGTTACCCCGCCGACCTGGTCGACCGCGTTCGTCACCTGATGGCGCAGGGCCGGATCGGCCCCTGGCTGGAGAGCCGATATCCCGACCGTCATGCTATCCAAACGGATAAAGCGCTGTATCAGTATGTAAGCGAACTAAAACAGCGCTATCTGAAAAACACCTCCGCCCTCGCCAAGGTCTATTTTGATAACCGGCAAAATCCCATCAAAGGGACGTTGGGCACCAACACGTTCGTCTCTCGCCCTCAAGGCGGCAAGCTTAAAAGCAAAAACGAAATCCGTATCGCCGCCTTATTCCGCGCCGCGCCGGAAGCATTCCTCAAAATGATTGTGATACATGAGCTGGCCCATCTTAAAGAAAAGGAGCATAACAAGTCTTTCTATCAATTATGCTGCCATATGGACCCCCTCTATCATCAATGGGAATTTGATATGCGCGTCTGGCTGACCTGGCGCGAACAAACATCCCTGCATCATACCGACGGGCAATAG
- a CDS encoding SDR family NAD(P)-dependent oxidoreductase, with the protein MVKITIAALDAWRVKKALITGGDSGMGRVVAIAYAREGTDVLIAYLNEHDDAKDTARLVQEVGQQVKLAPVYVMLACDEALSVKGKKTE; encoded by the coding sequence ATGGTGAAAATCACTATCGCGGCTCTGGACGCCTGGCGGGTAAAAAAAGCCCTCATTACCGGCGGCGACTCCGGCATGGGCCGTGTGGTCGCTATTGCCTACGCCCGTGAAGGGACGGATGTGTTGATTGCTTATTTGAATGAACACGACGATGCCAAAGATACCGCCCGTCTGGTGCAAGAAGTGGGGCAGCAGGTGAAGCTTGCGCCGGTTTATGTGATGCTGGCCTGCGATGAAGCATTATCGGTCAAGGGTAAAAAAACTGAATGA
- the cadR gene encoding Cd(II)/Pb(II)-responsive transcriptional regulator: MKIGELARQGGCPIETVRYYEREQLLPAALRDQNNNYRHYDKRHLEQLVFIRRCHSLEMTHDEIRELLAARQEPDASCSAIDGLIEAHLEHVRTRMAELQALEAELNDLRGRCDAARATHHCGILHELDHKAPPTREQTAAHGSHVAGRLHGTDVSGSA, from the coding sequence ATGAAAATCGGCGAATTGGCCCGTCAGGGCGGCTGCCCGATAGAGACGGTGCGTTATTACGAGCGGGAGCAACTGCTGCCGGCGGCACTACGCGACCAGAACAACAACTACCGCCACTATGACAAGCGCCACCTGGAGCAGTTGGTCTTTATCCGTCGCTGCCATTCGCTGGAGATGACCCATGACGAAATCCGCGAACTGTTGGCGGCACGCCAGGAGCCTGATGCCAGCTGTAGCGCAATCGATGGTTTGATTGAGGCGCATTTGGAGCACGTCCGCACCCGCATGGCGGAGCTACAGGCGCTGGAGGCGGAGCTTAACGATTTGCGCGGCCGCTGCGATGCCGCGCGCGCGACGCATCATTGCGGCATTTTGCATGAGCTTGATCATAAAGCGCCGCCGACGCGGGAGCAGACCGCAGCGCACGGCAGTCATGTCGCTGGCCGCCTGCATGGCACCGACGTCAGCGGCAGCGCTTGA
- a CDS encoding heavy metal translocating P-type ATPase has translation MNGNEKLPRRAAKITTARPLAAGATIADGVQTRGNTCCGARPQGAGATRSEPRQEPLAAAREVDGDVRTPIRIMQMDCPTEEGMIRKKLASLPAVTAMEFNLMQRVLMVVHRPDSLDSILAAIRSLGFTPQIAAADAPLADDDLPRQRRWPLVLAAIAAFASEISHWLSWPDGISAVLALLAVVACGLTTYKKGWLALRQGTMNINALMSITVTGALLIGQWPEAAMVMVLFTLAELIEARSLDRARNAISGLLQSVPATASQQQADGSWQEVEVDTVPVGSLLRVKPGERVALDGTVEQGNSTVDQASITGESLPVEKRPGDTVFAGTLNQAGSFSYRVTATIGDTTLARIIHAVSEAQGNRAPTQRFVDRFARIYTPLILVLEVLVALLPPLLLGGGWYEWIYKALVMLVIACPCALVISTPVTIVSGLAAAARQGILIKGGVYLEKGRSLRWLALDKTGTLTHGKPILTDRHTFGVRDAEALYQLAAGLASRSDHPVSQAIIQAAEREGNAPVRVTDFTALPGRGITGVTADSQWYLGNRRLADELGLSTDVLDPRAAALEQQGKTLVMLMGEGKVQALFAVADTLKSHSRAAIAQLHQAGVKILMLSGDNTHTARAIAAQAGIDEAYGDQLPEDKLQKINQLADRGTVGMVGDGINDAPALARADIGFAMGALGSDTAIETADVALMDDDLRKAAQFIRLSRATHRILIQNIALALGIKAVFLLLTLAGAGTMWMAVFADVGTSLLVVANGLRLLRQAPRSRPTPAHGNAAEQPLL, from the coding sequence ATGAACGGCAACGAGAAATTACCCCGTCGCGCCGCGAAAATTACCACGGCACGCCCCCTTGCCGCTGGTGCTACGATTGCGGATGGCGTCCAGACCCGCGGCAACACCTGCTGCGGCGCCCGCCCGCAGGGTGCCGGCGCCACGCGAAGCGAGCCGCGACAAGAACCCCTCGCGGCGGCGCGGGAAGTGGACGGCGACGTGCGCACGCCTATTCGTATCATGCAGATGGACTGCCCCACCGAAGAAGGGATGATCCGCAAGAAACTCGCGTCTCTGCCTGCGGTAACGGCGATGGAATTCAATCTTATGCAGCGGGTGCTGATGGTGGTCCATCGCCCGGACAGCCTTGACAGCATCCTTGCAGCAATACGGTCCCTGGGTTTTACCCCGCAGATCGCGGCGGCCGACGCGCCGCTCGCCGACGACGATCTGCCGCGTCAACGCCGCTGGCCGCTGGTGCTGGCCGCTATCGCCGCCTTTGCCTCGGAAATCAGCCACTGGTTGTCGTGGCCGGACGGAATCAGCGCCGTGCTAGCATTGCTGGCGGTCGTCGCCTGTGGCCTGACGACCTATAAAAAAGGCTGGCTGGCCCTGCGGCAGGGGACAATGAATATCAATGCGCTGATGAGCATCACCGTCACCGGCGCGCTGTTAATCGGGCAATGGCCTGAGGCGGCGATGGTTATGGTCTTGTTTACCCTCGCCGAACTGATAGAAGCCCGTTCCCTCGATCGCGCCCGCAACGCCATCAGCGGTTTACTGCAAAGCGTGCCGGCGACCGCCAGCCAGCAGCAGGCCGACGGCAGTTGGCAAGAGGTTGAGGTCGATACGGTACCGGTCGGCAGCCTGCTGCGGGTCAAACCCGGCGAACGCGTCGCCCTTGACGGCACGGTTGAGCAAGGAAATTCAACGGTGGATCAGGCGTCTATCACCGGTGAGAGCCTGCCGGTGGAAAAACGGCCGGGGGATACGGTCTTTGCCGGCACGCTCAATCAGGCCGGTTCATTTAGCTACCGGGTCACCGCCACCATCGGCGATACAACCCTGGCCCGTATCATCCACGCCGTCAGCGAAGCGCAGGGGAACCGCGCGCCGACCCAGCGTTTTGTCGACCGTTTCGCGCGTATCTATACCCCTCTGATCCTAGTTCTCGAGGTCTTGGTAGCGCTTTTGCCGCCGTTATTGCTGGGCGGCGGTTGGTATGAGTGGATCTACAAAGCTCTGGTGATGCTGGTGATCGCCTGTCCGTGCGCTCTGGTCATTTCAACGCCGGTGACTATCGTCAGCGGTCTAGCCGCCGCGGCGCGGCAGGGTATTTTGATTAAAGGCGGCGTTTATCTGGAAAAAGGGCGGAGCCTGCGCTGGCTGGCGCTCGATAAAACCGGCACGTTGACGCACGGGAAACCCATCCTGACCGATCGCCACACCTTCGGCGTACGGGACGCAGAGGCGCTCTATCAACTGGCGGCCGGGCTGGCTTCCCGCTCCGATCATCCGGTCTCGCAGGCCATTATCCAGGCGGCCGAACGGGAAGGCAACGCTCCCGTCAGGGTAACCGATTTCACAGCCCTGCCCGGCCGCGGTATCACGGGAGTGACGGCGGACAGCCAGTGGTATCTCGGCAACCGGCGGCTAGCGGATGAACTGGGGCTGTCAACCGACGTCCTCGATCCGCGGGCAGCCGCGCTGGAACAGCAAGGCAAAACCCTGGTAATGCTGATGGGCGAGGGAAAAGTACAGGCGCTGTTTGCGGTGGCGGATACGCTGAAATCACATAGCCGCGCAGCCATCGCACAATTGCACCAGGCCGGCGTCAAAATATTGATGCTCAGCGGCGACAACACGCACACCGCCAGGGCAATTGCGGCGCAGGCGGGAATCGATGAAGCCTATGGCGATCAATTGCCGGAAGACAAACTGCAAAAGATAAACCAGCTGGCGGACCGGGGCACGGTAGGAATGGTAGGCGATGGCATCAATGATGCGCCGGCGCTGGCCCGGGCGGATATCGGTTTCGCTATGGGCGCGTTGGGCAGCGACACAGCCATTGAAACCGCGGATGTCGCCCTGATGGATGACGATTTGCGCAAGGCTGCGCAGTTTATCCGGCTGTCGCGTGCCACCCACCGCATTCTGATACAAAATATTGCGCTGGCGTTGGGCATCAAGGCAGTGTTTTTACTATTGACGTTGGCAGGCGCGGGCACCATGTGGATGGCGGTCTTCGCCGATGTGGGCACCAGCCTGCTGGTGGTGGCCAACGGCCTGCGGCTGCTGCGCCAGGCGCCGCGCAGTCGGCCAACACCCGCACACGGTAACGCGGCAGAGCAGCCGCTACTATAA